The segment CCACAACAGCCGTGGCGAAACCGCAGTCGTCGCCAAGTTTTCCGAATTCCTGATTCATTCCGACGACGAATTTCTTTTGGTTAATTCTGTTGACGTTTTGCCGCATCAGGTCACGTAACGTTTCCGCCATTTTCGACGCAGAGTCGCCGTGGCCGCTCACGTCCACTAAAAGAAACCGGGAGATCCTGCCCGACGCACACGACGTCAGGTAATAGATGTCTCCACCCGCGTCGTCGTTCTGGAAAGGTTGGCTATGCACATAGATATCCAGCCCAGCAGCTTCAAAGCTTTGTTCGATCTTCTGGTTGCCGCCCCAAATTTCCATACAGCTCATTCGTTGGCGGGGAATCTCTGAAAGTTCGTTCATGGAAATTGGTTCTTTTGATTTTGAAACGCAATGTTGGGCGTTAGGGGGTCGGATGTTAACCGAGATTCAGGTCGCGGAAGGCTCAGCGTAAAGTTTCTCAATGTTGCATAAATGAATGCAGGCTTCAGGACATTCTGACGCAGGTCTGAATCGCCGCCTTCGTGTTCGACGTTTTTCCGCGAAAACTCGGGTGAATCGTCACCGAAGCATCGCTGACGATGGTTGCAAGCGTTGCGCCAATGCGGTTACCAGCGGAATACCGCAAACGAAAACATTTGCAAACTTTCCAGAATGCATATCCCGTTCCACAAAGCCGAGATTCCTCATGAGCTATGCCCGTTCGCGACTTTTGCTGGGAGTCACTGGCGTCGGGTCGTTGGTGACGATTAGTTTTGCGGCTCTGCTCTCCGGCTTACCGCAGCGTTTTATGAGCGGCGAGGAGATCTATGGAGTGAGTGAGTTCCTACAGCTTGCCATCGTCACCGGAATGTTCATTCTCTGGCTGATGCCGCTGGATTTTCTCGGCGGTTTTCTGTTACCGAACATGTTTCAAAGGTCGAGCCAGTCGTTTCAGTCCTGGTTTCGCAAGTACGTTCGCGCGGTCGCATCACAAGGCTTGCTCTTTCTGGTTTTCGGTTCACTCATTATTTTCTTCAGTCAAATCTTCGGATGGCTGGGGGGACTTATGGCAATCAGCTTTGCGATTGCTGGTTGCTTCTTTGTTCGCAATCGCCTGTTGCTTAATCGACAAACTGATTCCGAGAGTTCGTCTGAGAAATTGGTTGAAGCGATCGGGCTAATCCAGTCGTGGCAGGTGTTTGTGCCAAGGACCGTCGTCGTAGAGCACGGAGACATTGGTTTCACGGGAGGTATCGTCGGCTTGGGGGAAGATGTCAAAATCGTCATCCCTCATGCGTGGCTCGAGTTCGATACAGAGCAACTTGCGACCGCGATTGCTCGGCGTGCAGCGGCGATCGATTCGGGCAGCTATTCACGTGGCTTGATGTTAGCGTTTGCATGGAACGTTGGCGGGTTCCTGCTCTGCTCATTGCTGCCTGGAGCAGGACTCACTTCTGTCGCTGGGCTGGTGACGACGGTCTGCGGTTTCACGCTCTGGTCGTTTCTTGGGCTGTTGATTTTGCCGACGGTCAGTCGAAATGCTTCGTTGCAAATTGATCGGCAGCTAATGCAGCAAGGCATGCCAGTGCAGTTGATTGTTAACACGGCGTCCGAGCTGGATCAGCTTCAGGATGGTGAGCCGGAACGTCCCCGGTGGATCGAAACCATTTTCCATCCGGTGCCTTCCGTCGCCAGTCGCGAACGTGATCAGCCCGTGCGGGGAATCGCGGCATGGAACGTGGCAAGGACGACTCTGTTTTTCTCCTGGGCCTGTCTGGGATTTCTGTCGCGATCAGTCCACTGCAATGTCGGGCGACCAGAACTATGGACGATGCTACCCACCGATTGAATTCACGTCAGAATTTGGTGTAGCTTTCGGGGACGCTTGTGACTGACGGAGTTTATCTCGATCAACTGGTTTCTCATTTTAGATCCGGTCTCAAAAACTTGTGGCTGGGGCGAGACGCCCAGCCGCACCTTCACAGGAGGTTTTGAAACCTGCTCCAACAGTTCACTGGTCATCGCGACCGGTGCTTCGCGATTTTGAAACTTCCAGAGCTTTTTCGGATCGGTGACATCCGTCCATCGCCAGCACACTGGAAACGGTCGAAACCGCATAGGGGACAAACATCGTCAGTAAAGACTGAACCCAAAACGTTCCGCACAACGTTCCACTGCATATCCGGTTGCCATGGTTGATGCCGATCAGGATCGTTCCAACGATCAACGACATGATGGCGGCTCTGCGCACGACAGCGGCTTCGAAAGCGTGAGCTCTAAGCTTGGCAAGAAACTGGATGATGCTATTCATGATTTTCGTGAGGCAGATCTTGGCTTTGGTGACTGACTTTCCGACGACTTGGCCGTCCGTGGCCGGTTCCGCTTTGACGTTGAACCGACCGGAACGTTAGCCCGCCGTGTTCGCGCAGGCCACTTGGCGATTCTGACGTGGCATTTTCCGACGAATCTTGACTAGAGCCTGATCCACCGAAGGATAGATTTCAAACAGACGATTGAGGCCAAGAAACCCAAGGATTGCGATGTCATCGTGAGTAAGTTTGGTTTCGAAGTCGATCATCTTGTGTCTCCTCTTCTAGTTGCCTAACTGTCGGTAAGACGGAATATCGCCAGGCACCTTACGCCATGAAGATTTATTTCCAGAATTGCCAGTTGGCATCGAGAAACCGTTTTCTTCTCCGGTTGAACTTCTTCGAATGCGTCAGCACTTTCACGCCAAACTCTCGACAGACAACGCTGCTTGACGGCTGCTGTCAGTTTTTTGCCGGTCAAGTTTGTGACACGGTGCGTTGGCACACCATTTAGCGAAATCGTCGTAAGGAAAAGAATTCTTCTCTGTCATGATTAAAACGTGGCTTCGGTCGCAAACTTTTGTACAGGAAATCAGGAAGAAACATGATGAATATGAAAATCACGCGTCGCCTCGCAATGACTTCGTTCGCCTTGGTCACCTTGGCCTCGTTGCCGGCAGTTTCATTCGCCCAATCAGCCGATAGCGGACTTGAAAAGCAACCCGCGACTCAAGAGCAAACCGAGATTGGCCTGGAAGGAAATTGCCCGGTTTGCTTCATCAAGCATGGCAAGTGGGTTAAGGGAAGCAAAGAACACGCTGCCAGTTTCGATGGTGTGACTTACCTGTTCCCGAGCGAAAAAGTGAAAGAAGTGTTCGAGGAAAACCCGATCGCATACGTTCCCGCGTTCGGCGGCGATTGCACGGTTTGCTTCGTGAATTCGGGAAAGAGAGTTCCGGGCAAAATTGAATTCGCAACCGTCAGCAACGAACGGCTTTTCCTTTTCCCGGGTGACAAACCGCTCAAGGCATTCCAGGAGTCGCCTGAAAAATACGCCGACGTTGATATCGCGCAAGACGGCAACTGCATCGTTTGCAAAGTCAAAGCTGGGAAAGACGTTCCGGGCGATAAAAAATTCACCGCTGTTCACAACGGGCTTCGCTACCTGTTTCCTTCGGATCGTGAGCGACAGGCATTTGTTGCTTCGCCGGAGAAGTTCTTGGCAGCGACTGAAACTGCCAGCGACAAAACGGCGAAGACTTCGGCAATCCGGATTCAAGGTCGTGCAGCATGTGCTGCTTGCGAATTCGGAGTTACTGCAATTAACTCACCAGACCAACTTGGGTTCGCAGTCACAACCGACGATGGTCGCGTGTTCGTGATCGAAGACGTGCATACTCGCTGGCCCCAGCTTTACAAGGATCGCTACGACGGAAATCGTGTCGCTGTTTCCGGAGAGGTTATCAAGACAGAAGGTAAATTCACGTGGATCAATCCTGAATACGTGAAGCCGCTCTAGTTGCCTGTTGGTCGCCCGATTCGGATCGCAACTTGATTCGAAATCGAGTGGCCGATGCACCCCGCCCTGCATCGAAACAGGGCTGGACGCATTGTCCATTCAAACCAGGTTACACGAAAACAAAATTTTGGAGACGCAATGACTGCCTCTATTTGTTCGACTCGCAACGGCGTTCCAAGCCAGTTGATGGCGTACTTCGCCGCACTCATTTTTATCTTCGCAATCTCGGCCAGTGCGGATGCCGCACCTGCAATTGCTGAAGACGTTTCCGTTTCGGCTTCGGTCCACGTTGCAGCAGCCGAAGGTGCCGAGCCAGAGGCAAAGCTGGTCGTGACAGCCCATATTCCTGAAGGGCTGCACATCTATGCCCAGACTCAACCCAAGCCATTTCTGGCGACCAGGATTTCCGTTGACTCAAGTGAAGATGTTCGTCTGACAGAAGAATTTCGACCCGTTCGATCGCCGATCGTGATCAGGCACAAGTCATTGAAAATCGAGCTTCATGAATTCGAACATGAAATTAGCTGGGAAGCACCGATTGAAATCTCCGCTGGCGTCGATGTGGGCTCACTCGTCATCAAAGGGGAAGTTTTTGCTCAAGCTTGTGACGCTGACAGTTGCTTTCCACCGCAGACCTATCAGTTCGCGGCCGAAGTGAAACTTGTGGACAGCGCCGAGTCCTTCGTCTTCGCCGAGCTTCCGCCAGTCGAAGCTGATCAAGACGACCCGCAGCAAGAAAACAGTCAGGGTAGATCTACCGAAGCCGCAACAGCATTCAGCCTCGATAGCATCGAAGCGAAATCGTCAACAGAAAGCAGCGTTTCCATTTGGGCGATCTTGCCGTTGGCATTTGTCGCTGGCTTCATCCTCAACTTCATGCCTTGCGTACTGCCGGTCGTCGGGCTCAAAGTGTTGTCGTTTGTTTCCCAAGCCGACAATGATCGCCGTCGCATCTTCATGCTCAACCTGTTTTATTCGTTGGGCATCATCAGCGTGTTGCTGGTTCTGGCCACCCTGGCGGCTTTCGCCGGTTTGGGCTGGGGCGAGCAATTCAGCAGCGTCGGCTTCACCGTGGTGTTGGCATCGATTGTTTTCGCGTTCGCGTTAAGCTTCTTGGGCGTATGGGAAATCATGTTGCCAGGCTTCGTCGGTTCCATCGGCGGTGCGGCGGAAGAAGAAGGTCTGACCGGTGCTTTCTCAAAAGGTGTTCTAAGTACAGTTTTGGCGACACCGTGCAGCGGTCCCTTCCTTGGATCAGCACTTGCGTGGGCCGTTATTCAACCAACGCATCTGACGTTTCTTGTTTTCGCAACAGTCGGCCTTGGGATGGCGAGCCCTTTCCTCGCGATCGGATTCTTTCCCAGCCTGGTCAAGTGGTTGCCCAAGCCCGGACCATGGATGAAAGGATTCAAGGAATTGATGGGCTTCGTTTTGATCGCAACCGTGATCTTTCTACTTAGCTTCATCCAGATTCCGGCACTGGTGCCAACGGTCGCGTTGCTGGCAGCAGTCGGGATGGCATGCTGGTGGTACGGCGGTAAGAGTCTCAAGAGCTCAAGCAGCGAATGGTGGCGGCTCGCAACGTCGATGGCGATCGTTGTCTTTGGAGCCTGGTTGTCGTTCGGTTGGTTGTATGAAGTTTCAACAGCAAGGTTTGATCGAGCAGCGAACCGACACGTAGTTGATCAAGCAGGGCAAGCGATGCAAGTCGCCGAGACTCCGGTTGGAGAAGATATTCCGTGGCAGCCTTATTCTGAGGAGTTGCTTGAGCAGTCGATAGCCAGCGGCAAAACCGTGTTCGTAGACTTTACGGCAGATTGGTGCCTGACTTGCAAAGCCAACGAATCAGTC is part of the Mariniblastus fucicola genome and harbors:
- the nrtS gene encoding nitrate/nitrite transporter NrtS; its protein translation is MNSIIQFLAKLRAHAFEAAVVRRAAIMSLIVGTILIGINHGNRICSGTLCGTFWVQSLLTMFVPYAVSTVSSVLAMDGCHRSEKALEVSKSRSTGRDDQ
- a CDS encoding protein-disulfide reductase DsbD family protein, with translation MTASICSTRNGVPSQLMAYFAALIFIFAISASADAAPAIAEDVSVSASVHVAAAEGAEPEAKLVVTAHIPEGLHIYAQTQPKPFLATRISVDSSEDVRLTEEFRPVRSPIVIRHKSLKIELHEFEHEISWEAPIEISAGVDVGSLVIKGEVFAQACDADSCFPPQTYQFAAEVKLVDSAESFVFAELPPVEADQDDPQQENSQGRSTEAATAFSLDSIEAKSSTESSVSIWAILPLAFVAGFILNFMPCVLPVVGLKVLSFVSQADNDRRRIFMLNLFYSLGIISVLLVLATLAAFAGLGWGEQFSSVGFTVVLASIVFAFALSFLGVWEIMLPGFVGSIGGAAEEEGLTGAFSKGVLSTVLATPCSGPFLGSALAWAVIQPTHLTFLVFATVGLGMASPFLAIGFFPSLVKWLPKPGPWMKGFKELMGFVLIATVIFLLSFIQIPALVPTVALLAAVGMACWWYGGKSLKSSSSEWWRLATSMAIVVFGAWLSFGWLYEVSTARFDRAANRHVVDQAGQAMQVAETPVGEDIPWQPYSEELLEQSIASGKTVFVDFTADWCLTCKANESVAINQPAVADLIQREGIVAIRADKTAPSPDIDRLLRKLGNNSASIPFYAVFPEDSPTKPVTLEGIFSSPEAFVSALATRKSG